The Mesoterricola silvestris sequence CACGGCCTGGCGCACTTCCTTGCGAACCGGAATCATGCGGTCCTTCCCTCCCTTGCCCTGTCGCACGTGAACCGTGCATCCGCCGGCGGCGTCAGCCAGGAAGTCCCGAACGTCCAGGTTACAAAGCTCAGCAATGCGGACGCCAGAGCCCAGGGCGACGATGCAGAGGGCGTAATCCCGGAAGGATCCCTTAGCCACCTGGAGGAACGCCTTGATCTCTTCCGGGTTCATCACCTGGTGGGGGTTGAGCACCTTGGCCGTGGGAACCTTGAGCAGGTAGAACACCTGGTCGATGCTGAGGGAATGTCCCTGCATGGCCCCGGTCCATTTCAGGAACGAACGCAGGGCAATGATCCTGTGGGCTTGGGTGGGTTTGCCGGGAACGGTCGCCAGGATGTGGGAGTGGAATCCGACGAGCTGGGCAACCCGCAAATCCTCGGGCCGCTCAACGCTCATCCAGTCCATCGCCAACATGATGTCACGGCGGTAGTTCCGTCCTGTCTTGCGATTGTGGGGATGCTGGGAAGCGATGTAGGCGTCCACGACAGCCTCGATAGGGGCACGAGGGCTAATCTCGATGACGCCCTCAACCTCGCGCAAAGCCTCGATTTCTGGGTTCTCATCGATGTTGAAAACAGGAACCTCATCCCTCACGCTGCCCTCCTGAGAAACGTTTTTGTGATTCGGTGACGGGAATTGAGCCGCGCCGTTGGCCAATAGACCCGGCCATCGTCGCAGTGTTCGCAGGGCTCGACCCAGCCGGGTTGGAACATGGTCGCCTTTTCGGTGTAGGCGATGCCGGTTCCGTTGCAGTGGGTGCAGGTTTGGGTGGTGGGGAAGACCCGATCCAGGGAAGCGAAGATGCGCAGGTTCATGCGGCCACCTGGTGGATCACCTGTGCTTTCTTCGCGGCGTGGTAGTCCCGATCCTGCTGCCTCGCCACGGCACAGGTCTTGTAACCCGGCGTGGGTAGTTTCCCGCAGTGGGGACACAGGCCCTTCTTGCGGCGGTCGGTTTCGAGGGCCTGGACGCGATCCGAATTGGCTTCGGCGCAGTAACCGCATTCCACCTGGCCAGGGACAGCGTCCTGGTGGTGACACCTGACACATGTGCCGGCGGCTTTGTCGGCGTAGTAACGTTCCGTCCAGCGGCTCATGATGCCCTCTCCACGGGATGCCATCGCGCAGCTTTCTGCGCTTCCAGGCATTGGATATCGACTTCCAGGTCGTGCTTGTCCCACGCCCATTTGGTGCGGGCGTTGATGTCGGTCCAGGATGGACGGACGGCAAGGTGGGCCTCCAACTTCGCCCTGAACGAGGCCAGGAAGGCGTCCAGCTTGTCCTCTGGAATGGATTTGATGATGTCGGTCTTTTCGGCGAGGGTCTGGTAGCGGATGGGGTTCATTGGAGGTTGGCCCATAGGAGGATGGTTCCGATGACGGCGAGGATGGCCAGCACCTTGTTGGCGGGGCCGGTGATGTCGATGGGCTCAAGGCGGGGTTCCATTACGCGCTCCGTTCAAAAGGCATCGCAGAGGTGAACCCCTGGGTCTCTACGTGCTGCTTGGCCTCGTCCAGGGTGTGGAATGGCCCCGCCGGTTCCGGCCCGATCCTGGGGCTTCCTGGGGGCGTCCAACGGTGTTCCGCGTGGTAGGCCCACCATTCGCCGCCATAGAGGACCGCTTTGTGTCCGTCGCGGTGGACGGATGCGTGGGGCTGGCCCAGGATGTCTAGGCGATCCTCCCAGGGGTTCATGACGCAATCTCCAGACGGCCCGACTCCATGAGCCAGAGCCACGTTTTGTAGACGGCTTCCAGGAAGATCCGGTCGCGTTCTTCCCTGGGCAGGAGGCCACGCCCGCCGGTTCTCCCATCAATAAGGTCATGGCATGACCCACAGAGGAAAGCCGGGATGTCGTGTGCCTTGTAGGACCCACCCTTGCCATGCTGGAGGGAGTTGGAGTGGCACCCGACCATTTCACCCTCGCAGCCACCCCCACAATTCATGCAGTGGGGGGCAAAGCGGGCGAGGTCGAGCAAGGCCCGATTTCTGTATGTGATTTGCTTGAGGTAGGCGGGCATGGCTTATGTCACTGCCTTCAGGAGGCGCGTGGGGATGGTGAAGAAGGGATAATTCCCCGTGGGATCGAGGGTGACGGCGGCGTAGTCCTCTCCGCTGTCCATGGAATCCTCGGCAGAGCACCCGTAATCACAGTCCATCAGGTCATAGACCGTTGAACCGGCAGGGTGATCGAGATAGGTTTCCTTGATTTTGTAGGTCTGCATGGGCATGGCGGTCCTTCCTTTCCAGGAATGGGTTGGATAACGCCTTGAGGGAGCGTTGTGAGCTTGGGGGTGTCGAGTTTGGTTGTGCAGTCCATCCCCTGACCTAGCCCTTGCACCCGCCCTTGTTTAGCCTCGGTAGGCAGCGCGAGGATGGGTTAGAAGGGGAGGGAATGCCCGCAGTGGTCGCACTTCGTGAACCCCGCGAACTGGACTTCCTCCACCATGTGTCCCCGACCACACTTCGGGCAGTCGCACCCTGGCAAGGGATCCGGCTTGATGGGGAGCATGAACGGAGGAAGGGGGCGCAAGGACCGGATTCGGCACAACTCCTTCACCAGCGTATCGATGGCATGCTGGTATTGTTCTTGAGCGTTCCGAATCTGGCCCACGAGATAAGCTTCGTGTTCGTCAATGGGGTCCATGGTTCACCTTTCAGGAGTCACTCGGATGTTGCGATTTCGATCTGCGCCTCACGCTTGGAAGCGAGGCGGTCAAATTTGATCGGCTTGAAGTCGGGGCAGTTGTGGCCGCAATCTTCATCCGTCCTACGGTCTTGAAACTCGCAAAGCCCCGAGTTGCCCCAGTTGCCACGGACTTTTAAGAAGTGGCGGCAACCGCCGCAATCCTGGCTCATGGATCCTCCTGGGACGGGTCAACGGTAGAAGTGGACTTCCGGATGCTCGGACATAATCCGGACCATGGCGCGGTCACACGCCTTGGGGAACCAACGCTTGAACCGCTTGATCCAGCGCGTCATCCGGCGTTCTGTTGGGGAGCCCCTCGAGGTGCGTTTCCGGCGGCGATACCACTTGATACGGTGGGGATCCGCCTTCGCGGCGAGTTTGAGCATGGGGGCTCCCAGCATTCACTAGATGAATCCCTGGAGCACAGCGGCCCCAGCGGCGATTTCTTTGACCTTCCAAAAGGGCTCGGGGTTTTCTTCGCTGTTCCAGCCCCCGATACCTTGCCGATCCCAGGTATGCCAGGTCCCGTAACCCTCCCAGCACGTTGCTACGCATCGGGGGCGCTTACCCGGCAAGCGAACCATGAGCCTCCATTCACCCTTCTTACGGCGATTTTCTTCCCAGTGAAGGATCTGCACTTGGGTTCCTTTCTCCTAGGCGGTCAATGTGAATCCGCTCAATGCAGGCCCCGGGGAAGGGGCCTGACTTCAACGGATTGTGCAAGCGGGGCAGGGAGGGGTTGTGGTGCTAGTAACTCCCTGCCAGTGCGGGCTCCCCCCGCGTGGGTAAAGGGATTTTGAGGTAGGGGTCAGGCTCGGATACGGCCCGCCCAAGGTAGCCCAACCCGCTTGGAGCGTCCCCGCTGGGCGTGCAGTTCTGCCGGTCATCGTGGGCCTGTGGTGTCGCATGGATAGCGGCCCATCCCAGGATGAGGACGGTCAGGACGAGGCAGAGGGTGAGAAGCATGGGCGTCTAGGAGTCGGCGAGGAAGGCCCCACCCGTGACGAAGCAGAGGGCGAATGAGCCCCACCCGACGAGGCTGGAAAGCAGGACGCGGACGATGCCCCAGGCCACGTCCAGGGTCGGGACCGGGGTCTGCTTCACGGCTTCGATGATCTGGACAATGCCGCCGATGAGGCAGACGTAAACGCCCAGGTAGAGCGACAAGGCGATGCCGCAGACGATGATGAGGACTCCGATGATCTTGTTCATGGCTCCCTTCAGTAGGAAATTGAGATGTGCCGCACCTTCTTCAGGTAGACGGCGTTGATGACCTGCTTCGCGTCGTGTTCCGAAAGGCCCAGGGCTTGCAGGTCGGAGAGGGCTTCGAGGTTGAAGGACTTCTTGTGGGCTACGTCTTCTTCGTGCGCAGTTTCAGCCATGGCTACTCCTGCGGCGCGGGCTTGGGCTCGGTCTTGTGCATGACCACCTCAAACGCCTTCCGCTTGGGCAGCTTGATCGGGATCGTCATGTCCTGGGGGATCTCCGGGCTTCCCCAGATGCGGATGCAGGGTTGGCCCTTCATGGGACCGGCGACTTCCACCTTGCCCTCATAGAGCGTGACTTTCTTGCCCTTCCAGTTGGCCAGGGTGGGGCCGAACATGGCCTTGATGCAGATGGCATTGGTCTTCGCCAGCACCAACTGCATTTCCTTGCCCACGAAGGACATGATTGCCTTCAGTTCCTCTCCTTTCTCGCCTTCCAGCTTCTCGTGCTTGACTTCGGCGATGGTGAGCGTGACCTTCTTCCCGTCCAGGATCCCGGCCTTGAGAAAGCGCCCTGGGTAGAGCTGGTCATAGTTCTTGGGTTGAGCGAGCGGTGCGGGTGAAGCGGCCATAGAAGCTCCTTTCTATGCGGTGAGGTCGAGGCCGATGTCTGAGAGGTCTTCGTCTTCGCTGTCCATGGCCCAGGCCGGCAGCGTGAGGTCCTGTTCTTCCATGGCCCTGGGCGGCCAGGTGTTCGTGTCTTCGCATTCCTTGAGGGTTGCCTGGAGGCGCATGTATTCTTCGTGCCCCTGGGCCAGGACATCCTCAGGGGTGTTGAACACGGCGGGTTCGTAGGGTTCCTTGCTTTCCACGGCCAGAAAGACGAACCGCGGAAATTCTCCGGTGAGGTGATACCAGCCGTCGCAGTAGAGGGCGGATTGGATGTGGTAGCCGAGTTTGTAGGCATCGGCTCCGAACTTGCGCGGGCTGCTGTCGCGGGTGGTCTTGAGGTCCGAGAGAACGGTTTGCCCGTTGATCTTGGTAACCCAATCCACTCGGCCTCGCATGGGCCTTCCGGTTTCCGGGTCGATCCATTGGATGGTGACTTCCGCGATGCCGTCTTGGAGGTAGCGGGCGGCAGGGCCGAAATTGCGGATGGCATTCCGCATCCCCTCCACGTTCTCATACTCGGATGCGGACAAAATTGACCGGTTCGCGTTGGCCTCCTTGAAGGCAAGCCAGTCCTTCCCCCGCTTGTCGCCGTCCCAGATGACGTAATCCTCCTTGAAGCGTTCGGGCTCCAGGATGGCGGTGTGGGTTGCGGTTCCCATGGCGAGGGCAGGGGTTGAGCCGGTGTCGGGATGATCCTTGGCCCACTTGAAGGCCAGCGGGGAGCGCATGAGCTTCTTAAGGGCTGACGCGCTCAATCCCGGCAGCTTGAGGTAATCCGCAAACGGGATGTTGGGGTTGATGCCCGGGACGTTGGGCAGAATCATGCAGTCTCCTTAAAGAGTGGCCGCTGCCCCATTGCTTCGGCTTTGGCGGATTCGTATTCGTCCATCGCGGATTGATCGGAAGGGCTCCACAGATCGGGAACCACGAGGGTTACGTCTTCGTCCCCTACTTCGCGGTGGTAGGCGTGGAGCTTCTTCCAGACCATCAACCGTGCTGCAAGGGCATCGGCGGCTTTCTGGAGGCGGGTCGTCACAGGGCCACCCGCAGGTGCTTGGACACGGGCCGAAGGATCGCCGCAAGCTCCGGCTCCATCGCCTTGCGTTCGGCGTGGGCGATGAGGCGGGCATCCTTGATTCGGGCGATGGTCGCGCGGAGTTCTTCCTGGACCATGAGGTCAGGATTCGGCTTGCTCCGCTCCTGGCAGAGTTGGTGAATGTAGACGCTCAATTCCGGGTCCCCGAGGTCGCGGTAGGGTTCGACGCGGCTCATGCGGCCATCTCGTGGGCAAGGGCGGCGATGTCGAAGGCTGAGAGGGAGCGGCGGTAGAGCTGATCCATGGCTTCCCGGTGCATGCGCTGAAGCAGGGGATGCGTCCAGTCCTTCCCGCCGATGTCTTCGGCAACCTCCATGGGCACCTGATCCATGGGAAGGGTCACGATGCCGAAGAGGCCGCTGGGGTGGTGGACGTGGACGATCAAGGAATAGACGCCCTTGATATCCGTCTCGGTCAGCTTGTGCAAGCTCACGCGGCAGGTTTCAGCCTGATTGGCGAAGGTGCGCGGGGCGGTGGAGGCGGCAGGGGCCGCAGGGGCTTGAACTTGATCACCATGCATGGTTCCTCCTGTGCGCTCAAGGGCGCGATGTGGGGCGGGTATATCCGCTCAATGCGAGAGCCCGGCAATGTTGGTTGCGGGGCTCTCGACTTCAACGGATTAAGAATCACGGTTTGGGTATACAGCAGCGGGCTTGTGCTGCGCTTCGCAGGCGCCTGGGGTCGTGCCCCTGCCGTGGTGCGGGGCTCACCCCCGCGTGATGGACTTCACCTTGAATCGGGGGTCGCGGCGGTATCCACTGCCCGGCGCGACCGGAAGGGCTGGCACATGCGGGATCTGCGAATCCGGCACGATCACCAGCGGGTTGAGAAGTTGTTCCATCTAGGCCCCCAACTCCCATTCCTTCTGGGCTTCGGCGGTCAGGCTGACGTTGGCTCCCTTGGCCCAGGAACGCGCCCGCTCCATGCCGAATCCGTCATCCAGGGTGGCGAACAGGGTTTTGTGGGTCACATCGGAAAGGACGGTGATCACCCTTCCGTGTGCGTTGTGGGAGACGTAGGCCGTGGCCTTGGTCTGGGGCATGGTGGGCTCCTATTTGCGGGACTTGAGTTGACGGCGAACCTTGTCGGAGGCGTAGATGTCGCTGCATCCCTTGGGCAGCTTCAGCCCTTCGGCGCTGGTCAGGCTGCTGAGGTAGAGCCACCCGCCGATGCTGTCGGGCAGCTTCAGCCCTTCGGCGCTGGTCAGGCTGCGGAGGTCGAGCCACCCGCCGATGCTGTCGGGCAGCTTCAGCCCTTCGGCGCTGGTCAGGCTGCGGAGGTCGAGCCACCCGCCGATGCTGTCGGGCAGCTTCAGCCCTTCGGCGCTGGTCAGGCTGCTGAGGTAGAGCCCCCGCCGATGCTGTCGGGCAGCTTCAGCCCTTCGGCGCTGGTCAGGCTGCTGAGGTAGAGCCCCCGCCGATGCTGTCGGGCAGCTTCAGCCCTTCGGCGCTGGTCAGGCTGCTGAGGTAGAGCCCCCGCCGATGCTGTCGGGCAGCTTCAGCCCTTCGGCGCTGGTCAGGCTGCTGAGGTAGAGCCACCCGCCGATGCTGTCGGGCAGCTTCAGCCCTTCGGCGCTGGTCAGGCTGCGGAGGTCGAGCCCCCCGCCGATGCTGTCGGGCAGCTTCAGCCCTTCGGCGCTGGTCAGGCTGCGGAGGTCGAGCCACCCGCCGATGCTGTCGGGCAGCTTCAGCCCTTCGGCGCTGGTCAGGCTGTGGAGGTCGTAGTTGAGGTTGCGCCCGCTTTCAGCCATCTGCCGGATGCAGTCGTTGATACAGTCGATCCGGCGCGGAAACTTGGCCAGGATGGCGCTCTTGAACTCGTTCCGGTCCTCGCCGGGCATCACGCGGATATCCAGGGAGTCGCCGGTATCCTCCCGGGTCCACTCGAATTCCCGGTAAGTTTCGGGCTTGAGTTTGAGGATGGCTAGGGTGGCGTCGTGGCTGGTGAGATCGAGGCAGAGCACCTTGGGGTGTTTTTCGATGGTCACGAGGCCGGAGAGAAACTGACACATTGCAGGTTCCTTTCTGGTTTAGGCACACTCCCTACGCTCTCGCCATGAGGGGATAGGAAACGCGCAGATAGGGTCCAGGGAGGGGAAGGATTGAGCGCTACCCGCTACTCGCGCGCGCATTCAGCGCGGACGTTCCTAACTCCCCCGCACGTCAGGGCGTATGCCTACGCGGTCTGACGCTCCCTGGATGGGGATCGGATCGGCCTCCGCACGTTGGCCCGCCAAGGCCAGGGGTTGCCGATCCGATTTTGAGATTGGAGCCACACACAAGGCGCCAGGCAGGTCCAAGCATTCCACCGGCACTCCTGGCCGCCTTGTGTGTGGGTTGTCACATGCTGCCGAGGCGTCGGCTAGAGGCCCAACGGGATCAGGGCCACGGTCGCAACCCGCGCTTCCCTTCCGTCTGCCGTGCATGTGATGGGGCCAGCGGGGCGCGTCAACGCATCCCGCTGGGTTGTCCTGGGCGCGTCGGCTTGAGGCGCTACAGTCCCAGGATGGGGGGATTGGCGGGGGCTTCACGTTGTGGCCCCCCTGCTAGGCGTTGTGCGGACCGAATGCGGGGTTAGCGCATGGTGCCAGTGCAGGTTTTCACGCGGCAGGACGGAGTGATTCCGTTGATCTTCGGTCCAGATATGTCCCCTGTCGATTGTTGATGGGCGCTCTATGCCCCGACAGCGCGTGATGGGTGGTGCTGATAGGTTCCTGGGGGCCGGGCGCTACTCCGGCTCTCACGAATAACGGATCGTGCCGCCTCGCGTGTCCGCTTTCCACGTCGCCCCAGGATGCCGGTCTTCCCCGACTGCCATTCGGACTGAAACTTTGGTGGGCCATCCGACTGCCGCTCGAAGGCGGGTGCATATATCCCCTTGCTGGCGGATTGGTAGCAGGTGCGGGAGTTGAACCCGCCTGGATGAGCTTATGAGACTCTTCCGGTCATCCGGACCACCTGCATCAGATACCGGATGTCGGGGATTCTTTATCAGCCCCTATCAGGACCAACCCGCGCTACAGCCCAGCCGTGATTGCTCTACGGCTCATCCGGTTTGGTTACCCGGTTACCACATCCGGGGCCGTCATCTCGCTACGGCGGCTGTATCTAACGCCCCATCCGGGGAGGGCTCCCAATTCAGGGAGACTCAACCCAACTCTGCCCTGGCACTCGCTGCAAGGCGAGCTAGTCGTGAGGGCAGAGCAGGGACAGACTTCCCGCGCTTCCATGGTTGAGGCCACTTCGCCGCCATCGGCCCAGGGACGGAGGTCCCACCGATGCGATTGCACCTGTCATTTCAGGTTGGGGAATTAGGTCGGCTACTGCCAGAACGAAACGTAAAGCTCGGTGAATTCCTTCATGCCGTTGCGCCACCGTTCTTCCAGGGGTGCCCGCCATGCCTCGTAGGATTTCACGCCAACCCAATCGTCACTCACGAGGGTTTCCATGGCCTCCCACCCGTCCAGGATGATTTCCAGCTTGGCCTTGTATTCTTCGGGCTCCAGGTAGAGCGGATGACCGTGGTGCCGGTCCAGGAATTCCTTCATGAGCCCGCGCGTCACCCCGGCGTGGTAGCTGCACAGGTCGAAGATGTCGCCCGGGGCGTAACCGTATCGCGCCCTGGCCCAGGCATCCTGCAAATCCCACCAGAGAAGGCGGGGGGCCTGGAGCCAGTGGAGCCACCAGCGGTCGCAGAAGGGCCGCCACGAGTTTGAGACGCGCCATTGAACGTAGTTGGGCATAGTGTCCTTTCTTTGTTGAACTTCATCGAACGCCAGGGCCGAAACGCTGGCGCTCGCTGAAACTCAAAGGCATGCCCAGGATCGGAAATCCTTCAGGAGTTCGGAATTGGGCGTCTTCTGCCGCTTGCTTGGGGGTAGGTCCCTCCACCATCGGGCCGCGACCACCACACGGTTGGCTAACCCCGCGTTGGTCACCATGGCCAGGAAGTGCATTCGCTTGTCTTCGGCTTGTTCGGTCATTGATGCTCCTTTCAGGGTTGTCTTGATCGAAGGGTCCGAAGACCCCTCGCTTAAAACAACTGGTGGATCTGCGGGGAATCGAACCCCGGTCCAAGAAGAAAAATCACATTCGCGGATTACAGGCTTTGCACTACAGGGTGCTGGTTAAGCACCTCCACCACCTGACCAACTGCCACGGGGTCAGGTCCGTTGTGCCCCGGGTTTAATCCCAGAGCATGGTTAGGCGGCCTGCGCCATGGGGCGGAAGCTGCGGGCAAACGGAACAACATTGCTGTGTTTGGCGTTTTGCTTTTGATCGGCTTGATGAGGGGGCCAACCGATCAACCCCCGCCTGCGCTTGTGCAACCTCTCAACCTGTCGAAACCTTGTCAGACCCAGGCTCCTGGATGGGCTCCAGGGGGCCTTGTTGCGTCACCGCGCAGGATTTCGCCAGCCTCACTGGGTCAAGAACCCGTTTTGCGGTGTCTGTTTTCTCGGCCCCCTTAGCCACGCTTCGTTGTCGTGAGTCCGGGGTGATTTTCAAAGAAGGTTGGAAGCCATGACTCCCAATGCCTCAAGCCCGGGCTCTCCGGGCAGTGCGGGAAACATGTTTTGGGGATCAGATGGGGCTAGGAGAGAAGGCCACCTATGCGCTTGTGCCGCTCGATAAACTCCAGAACTTCCTTGTCGATAGATCCGACGCAGTTCACGGCCCCGCCCATCTCCATGTGGACATTTTTGACCGCAGGAAGTCCGATGTTGGCAATCGCTTCCCGGGCCTCGTTCGCGGCATCGCGCAGCCGGTTGAGCGCCACGATAGCCGCTTCCACTTCCTTGGTTTCAACCTTGATCGTTAGGCTTGCGATGTCGGTCATGGTCTTGGGCTCCTGGGGGATCGGTGCTGCGATGTATTCAAGGTAGACATTATGTATCCATTCCGCAAGAGGGTAATTGTCACAGAGTTGTAACTTTATGTAAGCATTAAAAAACCCCGCATTTGCGGGGCCCTCTTAGACTCATGAAGGGGTCAAAACGGGATGGACCAGCTCATTGGAATGGGGGTGAGGCAGTTGGAATAGGAGAGGATCACGGCGACATTGAGGGGATAGCCGCTGCTCACAACGAAATCCACCGTATCGCCGCTTGCCGACTTCTGGAGGTTTGAGACGTTCGCACCCGTGATCGTCCAGGTGTAAGTATTAGTTGCACCGGCTACTTCAGCATCTTTGACCCAGAAGTGATAGGCCATCCCCAGGGATCCCGAGGGCTGGGTTGAATACAGGAGGCTCGGCCCCTGGACCAGGTGAACCGTGCAACTCGCCGATGCGCGGGCATCTCCAGGGTGAGTAGCTGTCACAACGGCAGACCCGGCCTGGACGTTGGAGATGGATACCATGCCTTGGCTATCCACGTAGACGGCCCCGGTGGCTGGGTTTGAAGTCCAGATGGCACCCGGAACCGTGGATGTCAACTGCGCCGATGAACCCGCAGGGATTGTGACGCTGGAGGGGTTGACCGCAATCGCCGGAACAGGTTTCGAGGTTGAGG is a genomic window containing:
- a CDS encoding tyrosine-type recombinase/integrase — encoded protein: MRDEVPVFNIDENPEIEALREVEGVIEISPRAPIEAVVDAYIASQHPHNRKTGRNYRRDIMLAMDWMSVERPEDLRVAQLVGFHSHILATVPGKPTQAHRIIALRSFLKWTGAMQGHSLSIDQVFYLLKVPTAKVLNPHQVMNPEEIKAFLQVAKGSFRDYALCIVALGSGVRIAELCNLDVRDFLADAAGGCTVHVRQGKGGKDRMIPVRKEVRQAVDEYLESTGRRAGDAGALFLAEDRHQCGWRLSTKTASKIIRDTADKAGIRKRITPHALRHTFADSTYLYSRNLVAVKDLLGHATIATTQRYVAHLDQLDLRKAIPAYLVGGIGPRVLPEISKSETQK
- a CDS encoding PD-(D/E)XK nuclease-like domain-containing protein, producing the protein MILPNVPGINPNIPFADYLKLPGLSASALKKLMRSPLAFKWAKDHPDTGSTPALAMGTATHTAILEPERFKEDYVIWDGDKRGKDWLAFKEANANRSILSASEYENVEGMRNAIRNFGPAARYLQDGIAEVTIQWIDPETGRPMRGRVDWVTKINGQTVLSDLKTTRDSSPRKFGADAYKLGYHIQSALYCDGWYHLTGEFPRFVFLAVESKEPYEPAVFNTPEDVLAQGHEEYMRLQATLKECEDTNTWPPRAMEEQDLTLPAWAMDSEDEDLSDIGLDLTA